One genomic region from SAR92 clade bacterium H455 encodes:
- a CDS encoding nitrite/sulfite reductase: MYIYDQYDQKLVDERVEQYRDQTKRYLDGKISEEEFLPLRLQNGLYVQRLAPMLRVAVPYGLMSSNQVRKIAAISRKFDKGYVHFTTRQNIQLNWPRLEEVPDILAELASVQMHAIQTSGNCIRNTTTDQFAGVAADEIEDPRPWCEIIRQWSTIHPEFAFLPRKFKIAVCGSEEDRAAFLLHDIGIQLVKNKAGETGFHIFVGGGLGRTPVIASSIKPFLPKQHLLTYLDAVLRVYNRYGNRNNKYKARIKILVKAWTPEVFAERVETEWAQILARDVDGVAQLTDHEIERVKTFFPLPEYQAVNEAAVNAVLQAQAAGSLAFSRWLERNVRDQKQPGYSAVTLSLKPAGVAPGDVTDRQLESIANLADQFSNGELRTTHNQNIVIADVPKSQLFEFWQLAKADGLATPTIGTITDMICCPGGDYCSLANAKSIPVAEAIQRRFEDLDYVYDLGDLELNISGCMNACGHHHIGHIGILGVDKKGQEWYQIQLGGSANKDAALAKVLGPSLSRDDVVDGIEKLLHVYVENRLEGEAFLATYQRIGMDKFKERVYAKDA; encoded by the coding sequence ATGTATATCTACGATCAATACGATCAAAAACTCGTCGATGAACGAGTTGAGCAATATCGCGACCAGACTAAACGCTACTTGGATGGCAAGATCAGCGAAGAAGAGTTTCTGCCCCTGCGCCTGCAAAATGGCCTCTATGTCCAGCGCCTCGCACCTATGTTACGGGTCGCCGTGCCCTATGGCCTTATGTCGAGCAATCAGGTGCGCAAAATAGCTGCGATCTCGCGCAAGTTTGACAAAGGTTATGTGCATTTCACCACACGCCAGAATATTCAATTGAACTGGCCGCGTCTGGAAGAAGTTCCGGACATTCTCGCTGAATTGGCTAGCGTACAGATGCACGCTATTCAAACCAGCGGCAACTGCATCCGTAACACCACCACAGATCAGTTTGCCGGCGTTGCCGCAGACGAGATTGAAGATCCCCGCCCCTGGTGTGAGATTATCCGTCAGTGGTCGACTATTCACCCAGAGTTCGCCTTCCTGCCGCGTAAATTTAAAATTGCTGTCTGTGGCTCAGAAGAAGATCGCGCAGCATTTTTACTCCACGATATTGGTATTCAGCTGGTCAAAAATAAAGCTGGCGAAACCGGCTTCCATATCTTTGTTGGCGGCGGTCTAGGTCGCACCCCAGTGATAGCCTCTTCGATTAAACCATTCTTGCCCAAGCAGCACTTGCTGACCTATTTAGATGCAGTACTGCGAGTCTACAATCGCTACGGCAATCGCAATAATAAGTACAAGGCGAGAATTAAGATTTTGGTCAAGGCCTGGACTCCCGAGGTCTTCGCAGAGCGGGTGGAAACTGAGTGGGCGCAAATTTTAGCCCGTGATGTAGATGGTGTCGCTCAGCTCACTGACCATGAAATTGAGCGAGTTAAAACTTTCTTTCCATTACCTGAATATCAGGCTGTAAATGAGGCCGCTGTGAATGCCGTACTTCAGGCTCAAGCCGCTGGCAGCCTGGCCTTTTCCCGCTGGCTGGAGCGCAATGTGCGCGATCAGAAACAGCCTGGCTACTCAGCAGTGACTCTGTCACTAAAACCTGCAGGTGTAGCACCGGGAGATGTGACCGACCGCCAATTAGAAAGTATCGCCAACCTCGCCGATCAGTTTTCCAACGGCGAACTGCGCACTACCCACAATCAAAATATTGTTATTGCCGACGTGCCAAAGAGCCAGTTGTTTGAATTCTGGCAATTAGCCAAGGCGGATGGCTTGGCGACACCGACCATAGGCACCATTACCGATATGATCTGCTGTCCCGGCGGCGACTACTGCTCCCTGGCCAATGCCAAGTCGATTCCAGTCGCCGAAGCCATTCAACGAAGATTTGAGGACCTAGACTATGTCTATGATCTCGGTGATCTGGAACTCAATATTTCCGGTTGTATGAACGCTTGCGGTCATCACCATATTGGCCATATCGGTATTCTCGGTGTCGATAAAAAGGGCCAGGAGTGGTATCAGATTCAGCTTGGTGGCAGCGCCAATAAAGACGCGGCACTGGCCAAGGTACTGGGCCCTTCTCTATCGCGGGATGATGTGGTCGACGGTATTGAAAAACTCCTCCACGTCTATGTTGAGAATCGCCTTGAGGGCGAAGCATTCCTCGCTACCTATCAGCGTATTGGTATGGATAAATTTAAGGAGCGAGTTTATGCAAAAGATGCTTAG
- a CDS encoding methionine synthase, whose product MSDNNTSVQDVNDQESQENSKADAIAAVAVLTIIIVTVVYWLSSL is encoded by the coding sequence ATGAGTGACAACAACACCTCAGTCCAAGACGTTAACGATCAAGAGAGTCAAGAGAACAGCAAGGCGGACGCCATTGCAGCAGTTGCCGTTTTGACTATTATTATTGTTACCGTCGTCTACTGGTTATCTAGCCTGTAA
- the nadA gene encoding quinolinate synthase NadA, with protein MSAKLQLVENLSQRQVVEDYLSRVQPESEISAARVIELQQRIKQLLIEKDAVLIAHYYTDPLIQALAEDTGGVVSDSLEMARFGKTHSAQTLVVAGVKFMGETAKILTPEKRVLMPTLEATCSLDVGCPADEFAAFCDAHPDRTVVVYANTSAAVKARADWVVTSSIALEVVDHLDSLGEKILWAPDKYLGSYVQKQTGADMLLWDGACIVHEEFKAQGIADLKKVHPDAAVLVHPESPQSVIDIADAVGSTSQLIAAAASLPQSKMIVATDQGIFFKMQQAVPDKQLLVAPTGGSGATCRSCASCPWMGMNDLENLLAALEQGSNEVFVDPEIATEAMKSLGRMIEFREQQSA; from the coding sequence ATGAGCGCAAAACTTCAGTTAGTGGAAAATCTCAGCCAACGCCAGGTGGTTGAAGACTATCTCAGCCGCGTGCAGCCTGAGTCTGAAATTAGCGCCGCGCGGGTCATCGAGTTGCAGCAGCGCATCAAGCAGCTTCTGATCGAAAAAGATGCTGTGCTCATTGCGCACTACTATACAGATCCACTGATTCAAGCCCTGGCCGAGGACACTGGCGGTGTGGTCTCCGATTCCCTGGAGATGGCACGCTTTGGCAAAACCCATAGCGCCCAGACCCTAGTGGTCGCTGGGGTAAAATTTATGGGCGAGACAGCGAAGATTTTGACTCCCGAAAAACGTGTTTTGATGCCGACTCTAGAGGCAACCTGTTCTCTAGATGTGGGCTGTCCAGCGGATGAATTTGCCGCCTTTTGCGACGCACATCCAGACCGCACTGTGGTGGTTTACGCCAATACCTCAGCGGCGGTGAAGGCCAGAGCGGACTGGGTGGTGACATCCAGTATTGCCCTTGAGGTTGTGGATCACCTTGACAGTCTTGGTGAGAAAATACTCTGGGCACCGGATAAATATCTGGGAAGCTATGTGCAGAAGCAGACCGGCGCCGATATGTTGCTCTGGGATGGTGCCTGTATAGTCCATGAAGAATTTAAAGCTCAGGGTATTGCCGATTTAAAAAAGGTTCACCCTGATGCCGCAGTGCTAGTTCATCCTGAGTCTCCCCAGTCGGTGATTGATATTGCCGATGCTGTGGGCTCAACCTCACAGTTAATTGCTGCAGCGGCTAGCTTGCCTCAGTCCAAAATGATTGTGGCTACAGATCAGGGTATCTTCTTTAAGATGCAGCAAGCGGTTCCCGACAAACAGCTGTTGGTAGCCCCGACCGGCGGCAGCGGTGCAACCTGTCGCAGCTGCGCGAGCTGTCCCTGGATGGGTATGAATGATTTGGAAAACCTTCTGGCGGCCCTTGAACAGGGTAGTAATGAGGTCTTTGTCGACCCTGAAATCGCGACTGAAGCGATGAAGTCACTGGGTCGGATGATTGAATTCCGCGAGCAGCAGAGCGCTTAA
- a CDS encoding M48 family metalloprotease — protein sequence MSLPKLIRSLMLCCLLWPLSNALSANEIELPVLGDASSGMISKNQEYELGRIWLKIFRSRVRAYDDPLMQIYLEQLLYNLATYSELEDPRLELVIVKNPTMNAFAVPGGVVGFHTGVFAFAENEDQMASVLAHELAHLSQRHFSRGTEAQKKNSMITMAGLLATVVLAATAGGDAASAAMITSQALSMDSQLRYSRANEQEADRVGLSTMERANRDPGAVADMFATLLKGTRYTGSRPPEFLLTHPITEKRIGDARNRSMGSSMRQYAQNPEFYLMRARALVAMDQTTTVSINRFKGEIEANSLKSDAAHYGLALAYLKANQLQEARQHMMQLLSRQPANLIFLYTDIEIDIAAKKYSTALNRLNRGLVVNQNNYPLMVLKSEALWQARNYDGADTVLTALSRMRPQDPMIWYRLAEVRGLAGNISGLHQARAEYFILIGVFDKARNQLGLAAKMVKEDFKQSAIIRQRLRDLSAMEDRAERL from the coding sequence TTGTCACTGCCAAAGCTTATTAGAAGCCTTATGCTCTGCTGCCTGTTGTGGCCTCTCAGCAACGCGCTGTCCGCCAATGAAATAGAGCTCCCGGTGCTCGGTGATGCTTCTTCGGGAATGATCTCAAAAAACCAAGAATATGAGCTCGGCCGCATTTGGTTAAAAATCTTTCGCAGCCGCGTGCGCGCCTATGATGATCCACTGATGCAGATCTATCTGGAACAGCTGCTCTACAACCTCGCAACCTACAGCGAACTGGAAGATCCCCGCCTAGAACTGGTGATAGTAAAAAACCCTACGATGAATGCCTTCGCCGTACCCGGTGGCGTGGTTGGGTTTCACACTGGCGTATTTGCCTTCGCCGAAAATGAGGATCAAATGGCCTCGGTGCTGGCTCACGAACTGGCGCACCTCAGCCAGCGGCATTTCTCCCGTGGTACTGAAGCCCAGAAAAAGAACTCAATGATTACCATGGCGGGACTGCTTGCCACCGTGGTGCTCGCCGCCACTGCCGGAGGCGATGCCGCGTCAGCGGCGATGATTACCTCTCAGGCGTTGTCTATGGATAGCCAGCTGCGCTACAGCCGCGCCAATGAGCAGGAGGCCGACCGAGTGGGCCTGTCCACCATGGAGCGCGCCAATCGCGACCCAGGCGCAGTCGCCGATATGTTTGCCACCTTACTCAAGGGCACTCGCTACACAGGCAGTCGACCGCCAGAATTTTTGCTCACTCACCCGATTACTGAAAAGCGTATCGGGGATGCTCGCAATCGCTCCATGGGCTCTTCCATGCGCCAGTACGCTCAAAATCCCGAGTTTTATCTGATGCGAGCACGCGCGCTGGTCGCTATGGATCAAACCACTACAGTCAGCATCAACCGCTTTAAGGGTGAAATTGAGGCTAACAGCCTCAAGTCAGACGCGGCCCACTATGGTCTTGCCCTCGCCTACCTAAAAGCCAACCAACTGCAAGAAGCCCGACAGCACATGATGCAACTGCTCAGTCGCCAGCCGGCTAATTTGATATTTTTGTACACCGATATTGAAATCGATATAGCCGCCAAAAAATATTCTACCGCCCTCAACAGACTCAATCGCGGACTAGTGGTTAACCAAAACAACTATCCGTTAATGGTGCTTAAGTCAGAAGCCCTCTGGCAAGCGCGTAATTATGATGGCGCGGATACAGTGCTCACAGCCCTATCGCGCATGCGCCCTCAGGATCCTATGATCTGGTATCGCCTGGCTGAAGTGCGCGGTTTGGCAGGAAATATTTCCGGCCTACATCAGGCTCGAGCCGAGTACTTTATTTTGATCGGCGTCTTCGATAAGGCTCGAAACCAGTTAGGCCTGGCGGCGAAAATGGTTAAAGAGGATTTTAAACAGTCGGCGATTATTCGCCAGCGACTGCGAGACCTTTCGGCCATGGAGGATCGGGCTGAGCGGCTATGA
- a CDS encoding AI-2E family transporter — protein MKKILHKWIERYFGTEEALLLTIILIVSLVVFATLGAVLGPVFAALILSFLLQGVVNMLVRYGVPRVMALVSTYLLFVAGFVSVIVGLIPIIGRQTSLLIGELPKMIAGLRDLAVALPERYAEYVSPEQFQSITQRLSDEVGRLLEQALSFSISSFPGIIGVMIYLVLVPLLVMFMLKDKDQLLLFLSNLLPEERSVMRTIWNEMDMQFTNYVRGKAIEILIIGLVSYAVFLWLGVNYAALLALLVGLSVLVPYIGATVVTIPVLLVGYMQWGFSNDFFWLFGAYGVIQFLDGNLLVPLLFSEVVNLHPVFIIVSVLLFGGIWGFWGVFFAIPLATLVKAVFNAWPRRAQQELSLQPPLDLAAENDNQASPGA, from the coding sequence ATGAAAAAGATACTTCACAAGTGGATTGAGCGCTATTTCGGCACCGAAGAGGCTCTGCTGCTGACGATTATTTTAATTGTCTCGCTGGTTGTCTTTGCTACTCTGGGTGCGGTCCTCGGACCAGTGTTCGCGGCCTTAATTCTATCTTTTCTACTCCAAGGCGTGGTCAACATGCTGGTGCGCTATGGTGTGCCGCGAGTTATGGCTCTGGTGAGTACCTATCTATTATTTGTCGCAGGCTTTGTCTCGGTGATTGTCGGCTTAATTCCAATTATCGGTCGCCAAACATCGCTGTTAATTGGTGAGTTGCCAAAAATGATCGCCGGACTTCGGGATTTAGCCGTGGCCCTACCTGAGCGCTATGCCGAATATGTTAGTCCGGAGCAGTTTCAATCGATTACTCAGCGCCTGTCAGATGAAGTGGGGCGACTATTAGAGCAGGCTCTGTCGTTTTCCATCAGCAGCTTTCCTGGCATTATTGGGGTGATGATCTATCTGGTATTGGTCCCCCTATTAGTTATGTTTATGCTTAAAGATAAGGATCAGTTGCTGCTGTTCTTGAGCAATCTACTGCCAGAAGAGCGTTCGGTGATGCGAACCATCTGGAATGAAATGGATATGCAATTCACCAACTATGTCCGCGGCAAGGCCATAGAAATTTTAATTATTGGTCTGGTCTCCTACGCCGTATTCCTCTGGCTCGGCGTCAACTACGCTGCACTGCTAGCGTTACTAGTAGGCCTCTCCGTGTTAGTGCCCTATATAGGTGCCACGGTGGTAACTATACCAGTGCTCTTGGTGGGCTATATGCAGTGGGGTTTCAGCAATGATTTCTTCTGGCTATTCGGTGCCTATGGTGTGATTCAGTTTCTCGATGGCAATTTATTGGTACCGCTACTATTTTCCGAAGTGGTTAACTTGCATCCGGTGTTTATTATTGTCTCGGTCCTATTATTTGGCGGCATTTGGGGGTTCTGGGGTGTGTTCTTTGCTATTCCACTGGCCACATTAGTGAAAGCTGTTTTTAATGCTTGGCCAAGGCGAGCGCAGCAGGAGCTCAGTTTGCAGCCGCCCCTAGACTTGGCGGCCGAGAACGATAATCAGGCGTCTCCCGGCGCTTAG
- a CDS encoding insulinase family protein — protein MGNRTSTLWLLLLLAIVAGLQQGCSAPNKVAHPQGIVVSPNDSREYRHLRLTNNMDVLLISDPSSDKAAASLDVYVGSYQNPQDRAGLVHFLEHMLFLGTEKYPEPGEYQSFISEHGGSHNAGTGLENTNYFFDIDAAHLEPALDRFAQFFSAPNFDAKYVDRERNAVESEYRLKLRDDGRRGQDVLQEQVNPQHPLSKFTVGNLDTLADFDGRPLRPELLAIYQKYYSANIMKLVVLGNQSLDRLQAMVEPRFGPVVNNQVVVDAPAAPLFAADQLPMQLHIVPLQNSRSLSLNFPLPKMSPHWQKKPANYLAALLGHEGEGSLLEALKVRGWAEGLSAGTGLEDRGGALFYVDISLTPAGLAHQAEIVEMFFATVALIAQQGINKWRYREIAQLSEIAFQFQEKQNPMGYVSMLASKMQLYPVQDVLHANYVMNEFDAELLSSVAARLTPDNMLLSLTAPEVKTDKTSLMYQTPYAVAKIADADLAKWRSPGKFDDLTLPKANPYIPNDLSLLARKKNLQAPQLILDSKQVTAWHFPDTRFGVPKAHIIASLQTPGIDSPEAFAALELYLAYVNDQLSAAVYPAREAGLSFSLQPSERGIAIVVGGYSDKQAVLLGDILNALLNPDWDSARFERIQQTLARDMSNFAQQYPFRQVVASFNAVIKGQWTPLQKVDGVEQLSLSELKLFAGKLLESLELEVLISGNHDQASAMQLLSRLSSWTELQQTSVPQSVAKLAIGEQRVQVPVDHSDAALMLYLQGRDDSLTERAHMLLIGEMLASPFYTSLRTEKQLGYVVSAFASNHLRVPGLAMIVQSPSVDQATIKTEMTGFLAAFKDQVATLTDADLKRYKVSVLSGLEERPKNLGELNGRFMESLGLGYSAFDFRQQLSQEIASVTLESLSNAYDAVTTDQLRGLVVETVDADKASALVDLRRLGTVYGYEFR, from the coding sequence ATGGGCAACAGAACAAGTACTTTATGGCTTCTACTATTGTTAGCCATTGTCGCCGGCTTACAGCAGGGCTGTTCAGCACCAAATAAGGTGGCCCATCCCCAGGGTATTGTTGTCAGCCCCAATGACAGTCGTGAATACCGCCATCTGCGCTTGACCAATAATATGGATGTGCTGCTGATTTCAGATCCCAGCAGCGATAAAGCTGCTGCCTCTCTCGATGTCTATGTGGGCAGTTATCAGAATCCCCAGGACCGCGCTGGGCTGGTGCACTTTCTCGAACACATGCTGTTTTTGGGGACCGAAAAATATCCCGAGCCCGGCGAATATCAGAGCTTTATTAGCGAGCATGGCGGTAGTCATAACGCCGGTACCGGGTTAGAGAATACCAACTATTTTTTCGATATAGATGCGGCCCATTTGGAGCCAGCTCTGGATCGCTTTGCGCAGTTTTTTTCGGCGCCGAACTTTGACGCCAAGTATGTGGATCGTGAGCGCAACGCCGTGGAGTCGGAGTATCGGCTGAAACTAAGAGACGACGGTCGCCGCGGCCAGGACGTACTTCAGGAGCAGGTTAATCCGCAACATCCACTGAGTAAATTTACTGTTGGCAATCTGGATACGCTGGCAGACTTCGATGGTCGCCCACTGCGTCCCGAGCTACTGGCAATTTATCAAAAATACTACTCCGCTAATATTATGAAGTTGGTTGTGCTTGGCAATCAGAGTCTCGATAGGCTGCAAGCCATGGTCGAGCCACGCTTCGGTCCGGTGGTCAATAACCAAGTAGTAGTGGATGCGCCAGCGGCGCCATTATTTGCTGCCGACCAACTGCCAATGCAGCTACATATAGTGCCATTGCAGAACTCCCGCTCGTTAAGTTTAAACTTTCCACTGCCAAAGATGTCTCCTCACTGGCAGAAAAAGCCAGCTAACTATCTGGCGGCACTGTTGGGCCATGAAGGAGAGGGCAGCTTGCTCGAAGCTTTAAAGGTCCGCGGTTGGGCCGAGGGGCTGTCTGCTGGAACCGGTCTCGAAGATCGCGGCGGGGCGCTGTTTTATGTGGATATTTCCCTGACACCTGCTGGTCTCGCCCATCAGGCAGAGATTGTTGAGATGTTCTTTGCCACAGTGGCGCTGATTGCTCAGCAGGGTATAAATAAATGGCGCTATAGGGAAATCGCGCAACTCAGTGAGATCGCCTTTCAGTTTCAAGAAAAGCAAAATCCCATGGGCTATGTATCTATGTTGGCATCGAAAATGCAGCTCTATCCTGTTCAGGATGTGCTCCATGCCAACTATGTGATGAATGAATTTGATGCTGAGCTGCTGAGTAGCGTGGCGGCGCGCCTAACGCCGGATAATATGTTGCTGTCCCTCACCGCACCAGAGGTGAAGACGGATAAAACCAGTCTGATGTACCAGACCCCCTATGCTGTCGCAAAAATAGCTGATGCTGATCTCGCCAAGTGGCGTTCGCCTGGTAAGTTTGATGATCTAACGTTACCCAAGGCCAATCCTTATATTCCAAATGATCTCAGTTTGCTTGCCAGGAAGAAGAATTTACAGGCACCTCAGTTGATCCTCGACAGCAAGCAGGTCACTGCCTGGCACTTTCCGGATACGCGCTTCGGTGTGCCCAAGGCCCATATTATTGCGTCTCTGCAGACTCCGGGGATTGATTCGCCAGAGGCATTTGCTGCCCTGGAATTGTATCTCGCCTATGTCAATGACCAACTCAGTGCAGCGGTTTATCCCGCCCGCGAAGCCGGGCTAAGTTTTTCTCTGCAACCCAGTGAGCGTGGTATCGCCATTGTAGTGGGTGGCTATTCGGATAAGCAGGCAGTTCTACTGGGCGATATTCTCAATGCGCTATTAAACCCGGATTGGGATAGCGCACGCTTTGAGCGTATTCAGCAAACACTGGCACGGGATATGAGCAACTTTGCTCAGCAGTATCCGTTCCGCCAAGTGGTAGCGAGCTTTAACGCTGTTATCAAGGGGCAGTGGACACCACTGCAGAAAGTCGACGGGGTAGAGCAGTTATCCCTGTCTGAGTTAAAGCTGTTTGCTGGCAAACTACTCGAAAGTCTAGAGCTCGAGGTGTTAATTAGTGGCAATCATGATCAGGCTTCGGCCATGCAATTGCTGTCCAGATTAAGCTCCTGGACAGAGTTACAGCAGACTAGCGTGCCCCAGTCGGTGGCCAAGCTGGCCATAGGTGAGCAGCGAGTGCAGGTGCCGGTGGATCACAGCGACGCGGCCTTGATGCTCTATCTCCAGGGTCGAGATGATAGCCTGACTGAGCGTGCCCATATGTTGCTAATTGGGGAGATGCTAGCGTCGCCGTTCTACACTAGTTTGCGCACGGAAAAGCAGCTCGGTTACGTGGTCTCAGCCTTTGCCAGCAACCATCTGCGGGTCCCGGGTCTGGCCATGATTGTGCAGTCCCCCAGCGTTGATCAAGCAACTATTAAGACGGAGATGACAGGGTTTTTGGCCGCTTTTAAAGACCAGGTGGCGACTCTCACAGATGCCGATTTAAAGCGTTATAAAGTCTCGGTATTAAGTGGCCTTGAAGAGAGGCCGAAAAATCTCGGCGAGCTCAATGGCCGGTTTATGGAGTCTCTAGGGCTGGGTTACAGTGCGTTTGATTTCCGTCAACAGCTGTCGCAGGAGATCGCATCAGTAACGCTGGAAAGTCTCAGTAATGCCTATGATGCGGTGACCACTGATCAGCTTCGGGGGCTGGTGGTGGAGACGGTTGACGCAGATAAAGCGAGTGCTCTTGTGGATTTACGTAGGTTGGGAACAGTTTATGGGTATGAATTTCGATAA